The following is a genomic window from Nitrososphaerota archaeon.
AGGCCACGGTCGCTTTCAGCAGTGCCTGGAAGACGGGGCTGGGGTCCGCGGACGCCTACTGGGTCGGGCCCGGCCAGGTCAGCTCGTCGGCGCCGAGCGGGGAGTATCTCCCCAGAGGCAGCTTCGCGATCAAGGGGAAGAAGAACTTCGTCTCCAAGGTCCTGGTCGAAGTCGCCTTGGGGCTGGACGGAGACGGGCGGGTCATGGGAGGGCCCGAGGGGGCGGTGAAACTGAGGTGCCCCCACTACGTAGTCCTAAGGCCGCACAACGAGAAGGGGTCGGAGACCGCAAAGAAGGTGCTCAAGAAGTTCGAGGGCCAGGAAGGGCCGCGGACCGTGACCATCGAGGAGGTGCAGAGGGCGCTACCAGCGGGAGGGGGCAAGGTGCTCAGGAGCGCCTAGCCTTGCAGGTCAGGGGATGCAGTCGGCCACTATCTCTGCCACGTCGCGCACGTCCATCCCTGTGTCTGCCACCTTAGTGGCGTCGTCCAGCATGGAGAGGCAGAACGGGCACTCGGTCGCCACCGTCTTCGCGCCGGTCTCGGAGGCTTCCTCCGTCCTTATCCCGGCTATCGACTTCTGTTGGGGGACCTTGTACCAGTAGTTGGAGCCCCCTGCCCCGCAGCAGAAAGTTTTCTCTTTCCTCCGACCCATCTCTCTGACGTCTGAGACGGCCGCCCGCAGCATCTCTCTGGGTTCGTCGAACACGTTGTTGTACCTCGAAGCATAGCAGGCGTCATGCAGGGTAACGGAGATGCTCTGGACCTTCTCGGGGGGGACCTTCACCTTCCCCTCCCGTATGAGGTCGGAGATGAGCTGCGTGTGGTACACGACCTCGTAGTTTCCGCCGAACTGGGGATACTCGTTCTTGAGCGTGTTGTAGCAGTGGGGGCAGGTGGCGATTATCTTTCTCACGCCATAGGAGTTGAGCTTCTCGATGTTCTGCAGCGCCAGCTCCTGATACCTCCCCTCTTCCCCCAGACGGCGGGCTGGGTCCCCCACACACATCTCCTCCCCCCCGAGTATCGCGAAGGAGACACCAGCCTGCCTGAGTATCTTCGAAAGCGCCCTGGCTATCCTCTGTGCCCTCTGGTCGAAGGACGAGATGCACCCGACCCAGTAGAGGTACTCCACCCCTGGTTTCGAAGCAAGCGTGTCGATCCCAAGGTCCCGGGCCCAATCCCCCCTGCTCGCGTTCTTCAACCCGTAGGGGTTCTGGCTCTGGGCCAGGTTCTCCAGCAGGGCGGCCTTCTCCTTGTCCACCTTCCCTTTCGCTACCAGGTCCCGCCTTAGCTCGTAGACTATGTCGAGGTGCTTGACGCTTACGGGGCAGCTGGCCACGCAGGCGCCGCAGGAAGTGCAGGACCAGAGCTCGTCCTCCCCCACGACGCTGAAGGGGCTGGCTCCGGCATCCGGACCGCGGGCAAGCAGGCTTACCTTCCTCACGAGCACCCGAGGCGACAGGGGGCGGCCGGCGGCCGTTGCCGGGCAGGCGGCTTCGCACGCTCCGATCTCGACGCATGAATCGAAGGCGAGGCGCTGGGAGCCGTCGAAGTCGGAGACTTTGCTCACCCCCACGCTGACCTGGGAAGCGTCCGTCTTCCCCGACATCACGTCGGCCAGGTTGAACGGCGTCTTGAGAGCCGACAGGGGCCTGTCGAACCCCCCCACCAGGTTGACGCTCGGCCTGCTATAGTAAACAGCTACCAGGGAGTTCCGGAGCGCGCCCAACAGCAGGTCCGCATAGACCAGCGACGGGAACCAGATGAGGACGAGCTCCGAGGTGGTCAGGCCGATGGCGAGCATGAGGACGACCTGGAGGAGGGTGGAAGCAGACGTGAACTGCGCTGACGTCCCCAGCTTCTCCTCTTCCTTCTTGCTTCTGGAGTACACCTGGACCCGCCAGACGAAGGACGCCACCAGCCCCGCGGTCAGAGGGACAGAGACCACCAAGAACAGGACCTTCAGGGGGTAGAGGTATCCCATCCCCGGGTCCAAGACCGCGTTGGCCATCGTCACACCGATTCCCAGGGCTATCGAAAGGTGCATCAGGAAGACAGGGTCCCCGGACCTCA
Proteins encoded in this region:
- a CDS encoding (Fe-S)-binding protein — encoded protein: MAGLDLGYVAVYLVSLASVVFAGLMVLRRSKATSTSIGPRRLLGLAEDETRRLRSGDPVFLMHLSIALGIGVTMANAVLDPGMGYLYPLKVLFLVVSVPLTAGLVASFVWRVQVYSRSKKEEEKLGTSAQFTSASTLLQVVLMLAIGLTTSELVLIWFPSLVYADLLLGALRNSLVAVYYSRPSVNLVGGFDRPLSALKTPFNLADVMSGKTDASQVSVGVSKVSDFDGSQRLAFDSCVEIGACEAACPATAAGRPLSPRVLVRKVSLLARGPDAGASPFSVVGEDELWSCTSCGACVASCPVSVKHLDIVYELRRDLVAKGKVDKEKAALLENLAQSQNPYGLKNASRGDWARDLGIDTLASKPGVEYLYWVGCISSFDQRAQRIARALSKILRQAGVSFAILGGEEMCVGDPARRLGEEGRYQELALQNIEKLNSYGVRKIIATCPHCYNTLKNEYPQFGGNYEVVYHTQLISDLIREGKVKVPPEKVQSISVTLHDACYASRYNNVFDEPREMLRAAVSDVREMGRRKEKTFCCGAGGSNYWYKVPQQKSIAGIRTEEASETGAKTVATECPFCLSMLDDATKVADTGMDVRDVAEIVADCIP